In Hyperolius riggenbachi isolate aHypRig1 chromosome 10, aHypRig1.pri, whole genome shotgun sequence, a genomic segment contains:
- the LOC137534747 gene encoding zinc finger protein 300-like — MVQKQPLLISPDKSTNRNPPERCTGPLYTLDCPQGDLTTPHHLQQEENIDLIVEVKEEEDEMYVSDDLQSMEEGVLTVAIKQEGEDAYVRDDQDSMEEGELLLTIKEEEDEPVMSDQQSSEENEMRGATKEEECCLNISTDGRYINSSIQGCFNSAPNNNAKDNSTTQLSPGGNTVPGTIHHRLGVEDRSPDPEESFDRSSPVIAGIYAKFHSFQRSKDQSYSVKSSGKSKATRRRGDETIPCPECGKGFIKKSLLVRHLRVHTGERPFPCSECGKSFSDKSKLIRHQQAHVGEMPFMCTECDKGFPEKGKLLIHQRQHTGERPFPCSECGKCFTQKGHLRTHQKRHTGVRPFTCTVCGKDYLHKQNLLIHQRVHTGAPPFSCSECGKGYSDKRLLQIHQRIHTGERPFSCSKCGKGYTTKENLNKHKKKHGH, encoded by the exons ATGGTGCAGAAACAGCCACTCCTCATATCACCAG ATAAGTCtactaacagaaacccaccagagagatgtacaggcccTCTTTATACCCTGGATTGCCCACAGGGAGATCTGACTACCCCCCACCACTTACAG CAAGAAGAAAACATTGATTTGATAGTTGAGgtgaaagaggaagaagatgagaTGTATGTGAGTGATGAtctgcagtctatggaggagggtgtatTGACAGTAGCAATTAAACAGGAGGGAGAAGATGCATATGTGAGGGATGATCAGgactctatggaggagggtgaattGCTGTTGACAAtcaaagaggaagaagatgaacCAGTgatgagtgatcagcagtcttccGAGGAGAATGAAATGAGGGGGGCAACTAAAGAGGAAGAATGCTGTTTAAATATTAGCACAG ATGGACGCTACATAAATAGCTCCATACAGGGATGTTTTAATTCAGCTCCAAATAATAATGCAAAAGATAATAGCACCACACAACTTTCTCCTGGAGGAAACACCGTTCCTGGAACTATACATCACAGACTTGGGGTTGaagatagatcaccagatccagagGAATCTTTTGATAGATCATCTCCAGTTATAGCAGgcatctatgcaaaatttcacagtTTTCAGAGATCAAAGGATCAGTCTTATTCTGTGAAATCATCTGGTAAATCAAAAGCCACGCGACGAAGAGGTGATGAGACTATTCCTTGTCCTGAATGTGGTAAAGGTTTCATAAAAAAGTCACTTCTTGTTAGACATCTTAGAGttcacacaggtgagcggccttttccctgttcagagtgtgggaaaagctttTCAGACAAATCAAAGCTCATCAGACACCAACAAGCCCACGTGGGTGAAATGCCATTTATGTGTACAGAGTGTGACAAAGGTTTCCCTGAGAAGGGTAAGCTCCTCATACACCAGAGGCAACACACCGGCGAGCGTCCTTTTCcatgttcagagtgcgggaagTGTTTCACTCAGAAAGGACACCTCCGTACACACCAGAAGAGGCACACGGGTGTGCGTCCTTTTACTTGCACTGTATGTGGCAAAGATTATCTTCACAAACAGAACCTTCTTATTCACCAGAGAGTTCACACAGGTGCAcctcctttttcatgttcagagtgtgggaaaggttacaGTGACAAACGACTTCTTCAAATACATCAGAGAATACACACAGGCGAGCGTCCGTTTTCATGCTCTAAATGTGGGAAAGGCTACACAACAAAAGAAAATCTCAATAAACATAAGAAGAAACACGGCCATTGA